A single genomic interval of Lathyrus oleraceus cultivar Zhongwan6 chromosome 7, CAAS_Psat_ZW6_1.0, whole genome shotgun sequence harbors:
- the LOC127102177 gene encoding early nodulin-like protein 1, whose translation MATFIFWSNKMVHALTWFCLMLMIHKGAAYEFIVGGQKGWSVQGDTSFNPFNQWAEKSRFQVGDSLVFNYQTGQDSVFYVKSEDYASCNTASPYAEFSGGHTVFKLNQSGPHFFISGNKDNCVKNEKIKIIVLSDRSKSNSGGSSNTNQTNNASPPSPQSSSSPAPSKPDGQSPSPSSDHCHPIRNAASSVFVSFAGSVGTFMASVLILSKYV comes from the exons ATGGCCACCTTCATTTTCTGGTCTAACAAAATGGTCCATGCCTTGACCTGGTTTTGTCTCATGCTAATGATTCATAAGGGTGCTGCCTATGAGTTCATAGTTGGTGGCCAAAAAGGTTGGAGTGTTCAAGGTGACACCAGTTTCAATCCTTTCAATCAATGGGCTGAAAAGAGCCGTTTTCAAGTAGGAGACTCCCTAG TGTTCAACTACCAAACTGGCCAAGACTCAGTGTTTTATGTAAAGAGTGAAGACTATGCAAGTTGCAACACTGCTTCACCTTATGCAGAATTCTCTGGTGGTCACACAGTTTTCAAACTCAACCAATCAGGCCCTCATTTCTTCATCAGTGGAAACAAAGACAACTGTGtcaaaaatgagaaaataaaaatcaTTGTTTTGTCTGACAGAAGCAAAAGCAACAGTGGTGGTTCATCAAACACTAACCAAACAAACAATGCTTCTCCACCTTCACCacaatcatcatcatcaccagCTCCTTCTAAGCCAGATGGTCAATCTCCATCTCCATCTAGTGATCATTGTCATCCTATTCGTAATGCCGCTTCTTCAGTCTTTGTCAGCTTTGCTGGTTCTGTGGGAACATTCATGGCTTCGGTTCTAATTTTATCTAAGTATGTTTAG